Part of the Melopsittacus undulatus isolate bMelUnd1 chromosome 7, bMelUnd1.mat.Z, whole genome shotgun sequence genome is shown below.
agaaactgctgggcaggattgccagaattcctgagccctgtcattgcctttctcccctgttcaaggtgctgctcctccagtgagcagctcagctgtcctggctctgcactgcagcacccatgccatgtatcccagcactgcacctgcagccacacttctcCCCCTGCTGGGCCAGGGGAGGGCATTCAGCAGTAGGAAGGGGCAAGGCATCTGCATCCagtccctgggatggggcagcctgggagctgttggCTCTTGCTCCCAAAGAGAGCGtggagctcctcttcctcctgcccacgaaggaaggggctgtgtggctgcagatctTGTCCTTGCACAGGAGTTTCCTTTCAGGACTCCCCATTTCCTTTCACCCAGCATGCGAAAGgcttgttctgctcccttcttcaaGAGCAACCAGCTTGATTTACTCCAAAAGCTATGGCCAAAGCGtaatttttgcatgtgacaaggaaaagctgctccctgtgctccaggtcctggtgcagagccagcGTGAGAAGAGTGGGAAGGGTTGTGGGTACgacccagcagcctctgtgctcctctgttacagacgctgactttcagctgcaatgtgcgtgagaggcagagccagaccaTCCTCCTGTCCAACCCGAGCAGCGAGGCctggaccctgcagcccatcattgaggggaaatactggaaagggCCTGAATTTATCCATCTGGAggccaggcaaaaagaaaaggtctaccAGGTCACCTACAGACCCCTAACCATGAGctctgagaacaagaagcacCAGGTACGTGAGCTGTGCCAGCGTGTGCTGACCCTCGTGGCATGACCCTTgtagctcaccctgctttgggcaggaggttggccgagatgaccttcagaggtcctgtccaagctgaaggtgtcctgtgccctctgttggaagctgggttttgtggtggctGGGGGCCAGGCACGGGCAAAGGGCAGATGGGAACTCGGGCCTGACACCAAACGTGTTGGAGCAGCTGACCTAAGGAGCCAGGCTTTCTGAAGgccaagaaatgaagtttgttctgCGCAGCTCCTGGTGGCTGCTTGTGGCAGCCCAGGGGGCTCAGAGACCCCCACGCTCAGCGCATGGCTGCACAGGCTCTCCGAGCCCTGGGCACAACCACTTGTGCctgtccttgtgcagcttgcagggagcaagaagggcaaagctgccctgcagtttctcagtgccCTCCTGGCCGTGAACAGGCAAGTGGGAAACGAGAGAGATCTCTTGACAgtcatgcaggagctgtgggaggagcCCTTCCTGCAGGTCTCAGGCTGGGCACATGGGGGTGACTGGCCCCTCTGCAATGGTTTCTGTGCCATAAGGGGTCAGTTCAGAAGggctctggggtgctggagctgccgggTCCTTGTCCCGCTCCAGCTGACCTTACAGTAGGCCAGAAATGAGGTCAGAGATTTCTGGTCTCCGtctccagggtgctcagcagatCTGTGCCCTTAGGGTTGCACGTGCTCAGCATGTCTTTAATGTAGAGCCTGCGTGAGGAgtcttgcagctttcagctgctgtggaggcagaggagatggcagaggCAGGTGTCTGGGATCCATGGGCACCCAGAATGATCATGGATATGAGCTTTCCATGGCCCACGGCTGGTGGGCCCCTGTTGTGCCAACTTAGAGGCTGGTGTctgggcagtgctgttgggGCTAAGGCCAGCAGGACTGAGGCAATGGAGCTCATGAGGGACGGGcaccccctgcccagggctgtccctgcatgagcacaggctggcagggatgTGCCCAGGTGAGTGTGGCCAGTAAGGGAGTGttgggatgtgcagagcagctctgctgcagggcccgtgtctccttgctttgcccagagatgctgcctctgtgtcctgtagctgtgccatgtCCTGTGGGCCATGCACCCACTCAcaaccagctctgagcaggtgcgatgctggtgcctcctcctgcacgggacagggctgcaggcagagctctgccagctgggcgTGCTGGAAgttgctgcagtgagagcctgAGGCATGGGGCTGGCCAGGGGTGCTCCAGAGCCGACTTGTCCTATTCGTTGTCTGTagggctccatcttcttccccctgccgGACGGGACAGGCTTACGCTACCACCtggaaggaactgctgaagcccCCAGGTGTTCAGGGGCCATTTCCCGGCAGGTTCCATGCAGGAAGTGCCACACGgagctcatccctgtgtccaactggcTGCACAGACCACAGAGGTGAGTCCAGCCCAGGAAGTCTGGAAGTGCCTGGAAGCTCCTTCCTGAAAGCTTGTCCCTCTCCTTGGCCGTGTCTGGCCATACCCAcgttctgcctgtgcagaggcacCCTGGAGGGCTTTCCTCCAAGGGGGATGAGAGCTGGTGCCCTGTGCCTGATGCTCTGAGGATGAGAGGGGCTGTATTGTACCCCCACACGATGGGTATCCTACAGGAGTCCTTCGTGTTGACCTTCACTGTGTCCTTCTCACCCACAGGTTCCTGGTGGTTATTGACATGCTCAAACCAGAGAacctggaaagcagttctgtgctgcaggggtgttCCTACATGGACGTGCCAAGCTCTGCGAAGAAGGACTACCAGCTCACCTTCCTCTCCTACAAAGAAGGAGTCTTCAGGGCAAAGGTAAGTGAGGACAGTGGTCTCCAGGGCCCTtcaaggagctgttggctcaCCGAGAAGCTACACGCCTCTTCATACCTCCACGTGCACAGGTCCTATGAAATACCGCACGTGCTTTCTGTGGTCTTGTGCTCTTCCTCAGTGGGTGCTCACAGCCATTCCTGGAAGCAGGGCGCTGAGCTCAGTGGGCTCttttgggtctgttttcatgtgtggaatgagcagcccttccctttctgtctgatttaggTGACCTTCCTCAATGAGACAACCGGAGAGTACTTGTTCCACATGGTGACTTTCAAGGTGGTggcttcaggacccatgggcaCTGTTCAAATGAGCACCGCTGTTCGGCAGAGAGTGTCCTCCAGCGTCAAGGTGGACAACCCTCTGCCTGTCCCGGTGACGTTTGACATCAACTGCAAAGTGCCCGACGTCAGCGTTCCCCAGCACTTTACTGTCCCTGCACAGTCGAAGGTAGGGGCAAAGCTCCTCcggctccctctgctctccctgctcctggctggaggGGATGCTCTTGAAGGCTGATGCCTGAAAGGAGCCATGTGGGGCTTCCTTCCGTGGTGGCAGCTCCCTGCCGATGATCTAGAGAGGGAGCAGTGTGCGAGAATATCCCCAGTGGGCATCATCCTGTGCTGGTGGAGCCTGCCCTGCTGTCCCCTGGAACACGCTGCAAGTGGGCCTCACGTGgcaggtccttgtgccacgtgcCCCTCATTTAGTGTGGTgcttccagctgtgagtggCTGCAGGACAAGCCTCAGCCCATGGCCAGGTTGTCTGCAGCCTGGATTGACAGGAAGTGGTGTGTGCcctgggggagcacaggggctTTTTATGggtgggaagcttctggcatcgTGCTGGAGGGCTCTGAGCTGTTGGGATCTGTCCCTAAGTGAACCGTCCCCCAGAAGGAGCAAGGCTGTGCCCGAGAGAGGGGAGTCAGAGCGGGGAAGGCAGCCCAGCCttctggcactgcctgagcacagcagggaccagctgcCCCTTGTCAGGCACACgtgttccctgcctctgcctgacaaagtggctttttccttccttcctcccaggcggATCTTGTCTTGGAGTATCAGCCCCTGCAAACGGGTGAGAGCAGCGGGCAGctggtgctccagagcagcgACTTGGGCTCTCTGTTTTACACcctgcagctgaaagccaccTGGAGCAGGCCAGAGAAGCCCGTGTATTTCCGCACCAGGCTGGGCTCCCGTCAGACCATCACCACCAAAATACGGCATTTTGCCCAGCAGAAGACCGAGTACCTCGTACAGGTGAGCGCGGCTGCCGGGGCtctggctgggaggcagctcctctggccagcaccagccctctccACCAAGGGCTCCAAGTGCCTCTGGCTTGGCgtggcagagccagggtggCCATGTGAGCCCAGGGGTCTTCCCACTGGTGTGGGCTTGTCACCAGCTGCACTGTCCTCCCTTGCGGGCCCGTGTCTGCTGCCCTGGTTGGAGCTGCTTTTGCAGGTGCCACGGTGCCTGGGCTTGCttcccccttgcagcccaggTCTGGCAGTCGGGTGTCTTGGGGCTTGGGTGCAGGGTTGTCCCTGCTGGGCACGTTTGCACAGTTCTCGTGCCCATTCCCCGCAGGCACTCACCAGGAGTGTGGTGTGGGTGGGCCAGGCCAGGGCCAGGGGACCATCGTGTTCTTCCCgaggtgctggctctgctgttgtgacCCACCCCCCATGGTCTCTTGTCTCCCCTGCACAGACCGACTGTGCCGACTTCCAGATGGCAAAATCCATCAGTGCGGCACCcgccagtgctgggggctcGGACCTGAGCGTGGAAGTGACCTTTGAGCCCTGCCAGCTGGGCGAAGCCAAGGCcacgctgcagctcagctctgcattggGCGGGCAGTACTGCATCCCACTCATCGGCCTTGCGCTGCCCCCTGAAGCCCAGGgccccttcctcatcccagccggcggcaccacctccatctccttcaggaacgTCTTCCGGAAGGCCACGGCGTTCCAATACGCAGTGAAGCACCCGGGCTTCACCGTCAGGGCCCCCGAGGTGCTGCGCGccaagagcagcaccaccatcacCGTCTCCTTCGCGGGCGGCCCGgctcctgtcaccagcaggctggtggtctcctgccctgggggctCCTGGATCTACCACCTCCGGGGCCTGCCCTCCCCCCGCAAGTGAgcagctgcccccagcccttcctgccACGTTCGTGCTCTCTGgagcaaataaatgtcatttaacatCCTCCCACACgacgtccttgtctctaaatgggAGAGACGTGAATTTGCTGGATGGACACCCGGTGgacaaggaattggctggatgactgcacGCAGAGAGCTGCGGTCAGTGGCTctatgtccaactggagaccagtgaggaatggtgtctctcaggggtcggtgttggggcagaccctgttcaacatctttgtcggtgacacagACATTGGGATCgagcaccctcagcaggtttgctgacgacaccgagctgtgtggtgcagtcatcgtgctggagggaagggatggcatccagagggacctggacatgctggagaggtgaCCAACCTCCTGAAGTTCATCAGAGCCAAGTGCAggctcctgcccctgggtcagggcaatcccaagcacagctacaggctgcacggagaagtgattcagagcagcccgaggagaagggcctgggggtcggaacatgagctggcttcagcatgggcttgagcccagaaaccccctgtgtcctgggctgtgTCACCACCAGCATGaccaggtcaagggaggtgatcctgctcctccactctgctctcatgagacccgcacttggagcactgggtagagttctggtgtcctcaccagAAGGAtgtagagctgttggagcaaatccagaggagggccacgaggatgctaagggggatggagcagctgctgtacaaagacaggctgagaaagttggggctgttcagcctggagaagagaaggctgcatggagacctcagagcagccttccagcatctgaagggggcctacagggatgctggggagggactcttgatCAGGGCcggtagcaataggacaaggggtgatgggcttaaagtgaaacagaggaagttcaggttagctagaaggaagaaattgttccctgtgcaggtgatgaggcactggcacaggttgcccaaagcagtggtgaatgctccatccctggcagtgttcaaggccaggttagactggccttgagcaccatgatcttgtgtgaggtgtccctgcctgtggcagggtgttggaactagatgatctttaggtcctttccaatccaaacagttctatgattctgttattctctaAGATTCTTTGGGAAAGCATGGTTAAGACTTCAGGTGGTTCCCCTTAAAGGTAAAAAgtggagaatgaagaccttaagcccactgtaggagaggatctggttcgagaccatcttaagaacctgaacgtgcagaagtccatgggacctgatgaaatccgtctgcaggtcctgaaagagctggcaaatgaagctgctaaggcactgtccatcatatttgaacaatcatggcagtcaggtgaagctcccaatgactggaaaaagggaaatacaagccccattttcaagaaggggaaaatggatgacccagggaattacagagcagtcagtgtcacctctgtgcctggcaacatgtgggagcagattctcttggaaggcatgctagggcacatgaaaaacaaccaggtgcttggtgacagccagcagggcttcactagggggaaatcctgtctgatcaatagggtggccttctatgatggggctacagaacgaatggacagggttagagcagttgatgtcaccaacctggacttgtgcaaagcgttcaacactgtcccacacgaaatccttgtctctaaattggattagagacatcaatttgataggtggagcactcggtgggtaaagaactggctggatgggcgcacgcaaagagttgtggtcaatggctcagtgtccagctggagaccagtaatgagtggtgttcctcagggatcagtgttgggaccggtcttgttggacagctttgtcgctgacatggacagtgggattgagtgtggcctcagtaagtttgccgatgacaccaagctgtgcggttctgttgatacactggagggaaggaatgtcatccagagggacctggacacacttgtgaggtgggctgatgccaacctcatggagtttaaccatgtcaagtgcaaggtcctacacttggattggagcaatcccaggcacagctacaggttgggcagagaagagattcagagcagccctgtggagaaggacttggggtgttggtcgatgagaaaatgaacatgagccagcttcagtgtgtgctcacagcccagaaaccaaccgtatcctgggctgcatcaaaaggagtgtgaccagcaggtcaaaggaggtgatcctgcccctctactctgctctcgtgagacctcacctggagcattgtgtgcagttctggtgtcctcaacataaaaaggacatggaactgttggaacaagtccacaggaggccacgaggatgatcagggactggagcagctcctgtatgaagacaggctgagaaagttggggctgttcagcctggagaagagaaggctgcgtggagacctcatagcagccttccagtatctgaagaaggcctgtaaggatgctggggagggaatattcattagggactgcagtgacaggacaaggggtaacaggttaaaacttaaataggggaagttcaggttggagataaggaagaaattctttactgtgagggtggtgaggcactggaatgggttgcccagggaggttgtgaatgctccatccctggcagtgttcaaggccagaatggatgaagccttgggtgatatggtttagtgtgaggtgtccctgcccatggcaggggggttagaactggatgatcttaagctcctttccaaccctaactattctatgattctatgaaagagctacatgggaaaataaatctgatagAGAAATTGGTCAAATAGGCAGTCCATTTTGAAAGCTGCAGATCTcaatgtgtattttgtaataccTGCTACTCCACTGATGAGCTGACTCTTACCGTGGTGGAAGTGATCTTGGAATGATAATGGAATGTCCTGAAAGCATCAGCTCAATGCTTcaagagcagctgaagcaaatgAGGTGCTGGTAATCTTCAAAGCAGGAATTCAAGATAAAACAGAAGGCACTGGTATGCCACCAAACCAATAGTGTGCTCTCAGCTGGAGTGCAGCATGTCACTTGACTCCCTCATCTCgcttaaaggaaaaaggaaaggcagtACAACTGGAAGAAGCCTGGAAAAGAGTGGCAGGGGTTATTTTAGCCATGGAATAACTTCAGTAGGAGGAAccaacttgttttcttcatcctggATCTTTGCCCCATTTGGCCttgagggagaaggaggaatgaaaaagtctgttcctctttctctgtagtTTTAAGACAATAAGCAGCATACAAAAGTTAACAGCAACTATTATTCACTGGCCCTCccagtaagaaaacaaaggagtgtggGATGCAGGTAATAAGTGGTGGgtgcaaaacaaacccaaagaactGGTTCTGGACAGAGTATGTCATTGACGTTGTTGCCACAGGGTGTTTCTGTAGGTTCAGAAAATATCAGGATGAACTGATAGAATAACAATATGTTGGGTGTATGAAATAGAGAAACCTTTGTGTTAGGCAGTTCTGCAAGTGCATGGaggcaaagaagacattcagggagctgtgctacatactgcctttgctttttaaactcctttttcccaagaatttaatttctttgactgATGTGGAGGTGAACGTTTGGTCTGAGCTAGTATCCCATTTTATAGGAGGGGCTCGGAAAGTGCACGTGAAGAGATGTCATAGGTTGTGACAATAAAGGGCCTTGAGCAGCAGGAATCCTAattcaaaagcacacaaaagctctgaaaaataagagaaagtgGAGATTGAGGTTGTTCTTAATTATCCTTTAGTGTGTCCCGATAGACTAAATGGCATTTGTTTGTATTCTTAAAGACACAGCTCTTGCGTCTAGTGCTTTCAAACACTGTAGCCGCTAACTGATGGCTTCCTTGTATGTGAAGTTGTACCCTTTGAAAGCTAAAACagaacatattttattaaaatcaaaacctgtaAGTAACAGAAGGTAAAGGTGTCTTTAGTATTTAGTTGTTTATCTTCCTTGCTTACAGCTTTAGTTTACTGTTAACTGCTTTATGGGTAATCCTTGTCCCTGGCATTTGTGGAAAGAGATGGAGCTAACAGCTGTCACGTTTTCATTAGATAAGAACTGAAAGATCTGgaacagaggcaaagaaaaatcttctgcaCTTATGGAAATAACACTTGTAGACATCATTTGTGATGTCTTGTTTCTTGCACTTGCAAAATGTTGTGTGGCTAGAAATGCCTCCTGTCAGTCATCGGTGTAtaagtttgtaatagttttGATAGCAGATTGTATTTACATGACGTGTTGCTTCTTCCCAGATTCTGCAGCAGGTGGTGCATGGGTGCAGTGAGAGCATGCTAGGGACAATGGCACTGACAGCTTGCCAGTTCATGGAAGAACCCGGAATGGCAGTGCAGAGGCATTAATCTAAACATCCTTCTAACAACAATAGCAAGTTTGAGGTAAGTTAGACCTGCAGTGTAGTACAGTGCATTTGCATGGCTTGAAGAGTTCTAAACCATCAAGGTGGTTGGAGCAGGAATGTCAGTGGTCCATGTGTTTACTTGTGGGACTTGGTGCTTGAAGCCCCTATGAAATACCTGTTCAGCCTTGCTTTTggaagggctgctgctggatgagtGGGGCCTTGCCCTGTAAAGAAATAGGTTCAGTAAGTCACTTTTATTTAATCTCCTTCAATCATGTGAAAAGTGCATAACTtcagtggttttgctgtgtgtgtgtttgcagcagatCATATTCTTAAATGGTCTCAGGGCCTCaatgaacaaatatttctaGCCTTTCATCCCAAGGTTCATTTCCATTTGCCTGTTACTTCCTTGTGCTGTCAGATGCAAGCTGGGAGTGGagtctcatttttcttgtctCATCATTTTAGGCTATCTTATCCTGACACaaacaattcttattttcttctcttgataTTGTTTGAAAGCCTTTTCCTAATACAGTTTAGTGAGTAATTGTTGCCTCTGGGCAGTCCTGGGGTTGTTCATTTATCTGCAGCTCTGACCCtcctgatttttgttgtttaaaatgcatagaaacCTTTAGGTTGTGGCAGTGGAGATCAGTATCAGCAACAATTACCACTTCTAGTAAAACCCTAGCCATTAATTTTACATGCTTAAGA
Proteins encoded:
- the LOC117436464 gene encoding hydrocephalus-inducing protein-like, whose protein sequence is MSSENKKHQGSIFFPLPDGTGLRYHLEGTAEAPRCSGAISRQVPCRKCHTELIPVSNWLHRPQRFLVVIDMLKPENLESSSVLQGCSYMDVPSSAKKDYQLTFLSYKEGVFRAKVTFLNETTGEYLFHMVTFKVVASGPMGTVQMSTAVRQRVSSSVKVDNPLPVPVTFDINCKVPDVSVPQHFTVPAQSKADLVLEYQPLQTGESSGQLVLQSSDLGSLFYTLQLKATWSRPEKPVYFRTRLGSRQTITTKIRHFAQQKTEYLVQTDCADFQMAKSISAAPASAGGSDLSVEVTFEPCQLGEAKATLQLSSALGGQNVFRKATAFQYAVKHPGFTVRAPEVLRAKSSTTITVSFAGGPAPVTSRLVVSCPGGSWIYHLRGLPSPRK